A stretch of Rhododendron vialii isolate Sample 1 chromosome 4a, ASM3025357v1 DNA encodes these proteins:
- the LOC131321611 gene encoding photosystem II D1 precursor processing protein PSB27-H2, chloroplastic isoform X1, which translates to MMINFNNYTYDMTNQLFRRSEVKEMSVFLARWTPMASIPPEKASKPVNGYKLRSRSHVLLPSQETSSHRRHVLLFISVSLVPNLTFNFLPLRLFAWAGEKAKGQDDKDEGVIGAVKSLFDPNEKTKSGKVLPKAYLKSARELVRTLRDSLKEDPKDLAKFRRTADAAKESIREYLNGWRGQNTVVKEESYVVLEKAIRSLASFYSKAGPSAPLPEEVKSEILSNLKTAEDFL; encoded by the exons atgatgatTAATTTCAATAATTATACTTATGACATGACCAATCAGCTCTTTCGACGTTCAGAAGTGAAGGAAATGTCTGTTTTTCTAGCGAGATGGACACCCATGGCTTCAATACCACCTGAAAAAGCTTCAAAACCCGTGAATGGCT ATAAACTGCGATCCAGGTCTCATGTTCTGTTACCTTCTCAAGAAACATCATCTCACCGGCGACATGTTTTATTATTTATCAGTGTCTCATTAGTTCCCAATTTAACCTTCAACTTCCTCCCGTTACGTTTATTTGCTTGGGCCGGAGAGAAGGCAAAGGGCCAAGACGACAAGGATGAGGGTGTTATTGGGGCGGTAAAATCATTGTTTGACCCCAATGAGAAGACAAAGTCAGGAAAAGTGTTGCCAAAAGCTTACTTGAAATCAGCAAGAGAGCTGGTGAGGACATTGCGGGACTCACTGAAGGAAGACCCCAAGGACTTGGCTAAGTTTAGACGGACTGCGGATGCAGCAAAGGAATCAATCCGGGAATATCTAAATGGTTGGAGGGGACAAAATACAGTAGTCAAGGAG GAGTCATATGTTGTGCTTGAGAAAGCAATCAGATCACTGGCCAGCTTCTACTCAAAGGCAGGTCCATCTGCACCACTTCCGGAGGAGGTGAAATCGGAAATTCTAAGCAATTTAAAAACAGCAGAAGATTTCTTGTAA
- the LOC131321611 gene encoding photosystem II D1 precursor processing protein PSB27-H2, chloroplastic isoform X2 has product MSVFLARWTPMASIPPEKASKPVNGYKLRSRSHVLLPSQETSSHRRHVLLFISVSLVPNLTFNFLPLRLFAWAGEKAKGQDDKDEGVIGAVKSLFDPNEKTKSGKVLPKAYLKSARELVRTLRDSLKEDPKDLAKFRRTADAAKESIREYLNGWRGQNTVVKEESYVVLEKAIRSLASFYSKAGPSAPLPEEVKSEILSNLKTAEDFL; this is encoded by the exons ATGTCTGTTTTTCTAGCGAGATGGACACCCATGGCTTCAATACCACCTGAAAAAGCTTCAAAACCCGTGAATGGCT ATAAACTGCGATCCAGGTCTCATGTTCTGTTACCTTCTCAAGAAACATCATCTCACCGGCGACATGTTTTATTATTTATCAGTGTCTCATTAGTTCCCAATTTAACCTTCAACTTCCTCCCGTTACGTTTATTTGCTTGGGCCGGAGAGAAGGCAAAGGGCCAAGACGACAAGGATGAGGGTGTTATTGGGGCGGTAAAATCATTGTTTGACCCCAATGAGAAGACAAAGTCAGGAAAAGTGTTGCCAAAAGCTTACTTGAAATCAGCAAGAGAGCTGGTGAGGACATTGCGGGACTCACTGAAGGAAGACCCCAAGGACTTGGCTAAGTTTAGACGGACTGCGGATGCAGCAAAGGAATCAATCCGGGAATATCTAAATGGTTGGAGGGGACAAAATACAGTAGTCAAGGAG GAGTCATATGTTGTGCTTGAGAAAGCAATCAGATCACTGGCCAGCTTCTACTCAAAGGCAGGTCCATCTGCACCACTTCCGGAGGAGGTGAAATCGGAAATTCTAAGCAATTTAAAAACAGCAGAAGATTTCTTGTAA